CGAGGCCATCGTCCCCGAGCTGGGTCTGCCCTGCGTGCTCAAGAAGCCGGACAGCTCCTTCTCCCAGGGGGTGGTGAAGGTGGAGTCGGCCGCGGACCTCGGCCAGCTGGTGCCCAGACTCCTGGACAAGTCCGACCTCATCATCGCCCAGGAGTTCGTGCCCACCCCCTTCGACTGGCGGGTGGGGATCTTCGACCGCCAGCCGCTTTACGTCTGCAAGTACTTCATGGCCAAGAAGCACTGGCAGATCATCAAGCGGGACAGCGCCGGCAGAAAGACTGCGGACGGCGAATCCCAGACCCTGCCGGTGGAGCACGCGCCGGGCGAGCTCATCCGCACCGCCCTCCGGGCCGCCAACCTGGTGGGCGACGGCCTGTACGGCGTCGACCTCAAGGAGCGGGACGGCCGCTTCGTGGTCATCGAGGTCAACGACAACCCCAACATCGATGCCGGCATCGAGGATGCGGCCCTCAAGGAGGAGCTGTACCTCCGGATCATGCGGGTGATGCTCCGCCGGATCGAGGCCCGGAAGCGGGGCCAGTGGAGCTGGGCATGAAGGGGCCGGGGCTTTTTGCCGGCTTCGGCCTGGAGCTGGAGTATATGCTGGTGGACGCCGGCAGCCTGGCGGTGCTGCCCAAGGTGGACCAGCTCCTGGCCGCCGCGGCCGGGGCCGAGGTCGCCGACGAGGTGGAGCGGGGGGCCTTCGCCTGGTCCAACGAGCTGGCCCTCCATGTGGTGGAGATCAAGAACCGCGAGCCGGTGCCTGAGCTGGCCGGTCTGGAAGAAGGGCTGCAGGCCGAGGTCCGGGCCCTGGCCGGCCAGGCCGCGGCCCTGGGGGGGCGCCTCCTGCCCTCGGGGATGCACCCGTGGATGGATCCGGTCCGGGAGACCAGGCTCTGGCCCCACGGCCAGCAGGAGATCTACCGGGCCTACCACCGGATCTTCGGCTGCCAGGGCCATGGCTGGGGCAACCTCCAGAGCGTGCACCTCAACCTCGCCTTCCAGGGCGACACCGAATTCGCCCGTCTCCATGCGGGGTTAAGGCTGCTGTTGCCCCTCATGCCCGCCCTGGCCGCCAGCTCCCCCTTTGTGGAAGGCCGGCCCGCCGGCCGGCTGGACAGCCGCCTGGGCTTCTACCGGGAGAACCAGCGCCGGATCCCGGCCATCATCGGCCAGGTCGTGCCGGAGCCGGTTTACTCCCAGGCGGCCTACGAAGCCGAGATCCTGGCGGCCACCTACCGGCAGATCCGGCCCTTTGATCCCGCAGGTCTCCTCCAGCACGAGTGGCTCAACTCCCGGGGGGTGATTGCCCGTTTCGAGCGCAGCGCCCTGGAGGTGCGGGTCCTGGATATCCAGGAATGCCCTCTGGCCGATGTCAGCATCGCCGTGGCCATCGTCGCGGTCCTGCGGGCCCTGGTGGCGGAGCGCTGGTCGGACTGGGCCAGCCAGGCGGCCATGCCCACCGAGTCCCTGGCCCGGCTTTTCCACCAGGCGGTGGATGAGGCAGACGGCCTGGTGATCCGGGATCGTGACTATCTGGACCTCCTGGGGTGCACCGGCACCGGCGCTGTCACCGCGGCCGAGGTCTGGGGGGAGATGCTGGCCCTCGCCGTTCCACCAGAGCCCTACCGGGGAACCGTGGCGCGGATGCTGCGCCGGGGTCCCCTGGCCCGGCGGCTTCTGAGAGCTGCAGGCCCTGAGCCAAGCCGAGCCGTCCTTGTCGACCTCTACCGGGAGCTGGCCGACTGCCTGGCGGCGGGAGAGCTCTTCCGGGCCTGACCATACCCCCTGCTATCCTTGAAAATTCGGATTGAAAGTTCGAATTTTCAAGGATAGCATGGAGCCATGCTTCCCAGGCCTGTTCCCGTCGCCGCCATCACCAGGGCTCTGGGGCGATCCCCGATCACCGCCCTCCTCGGCCCGCGCCAGTGCGGCAAGACCACCTTGGCGCGCCAGATCGCCAGTGCCCGTTCGGGGCACTACCTTGACCTGGAAGCCCCGTCGGATCGCCAGCGGCTGCAAAATCCGGAGCTTCTGCTCACCTCGATGGACGGTCTGGTCGTGCTCGAC
This DNA window, taken from Thermodesulfobacteriota bacterium, encodes the following:
- a CDS encoding glutamate-cysteine ligase family protein, giving the protein MKGPGLFAGFGLELEYMLVDAGSLAVLPKVDQLLAAAAGAEVADEVERGAFAWSNELALHVVEIKNREPVPELAGLEEGLQAEVRALAGQAAALGGRLLPSGMHPWMDPVRETRLWPHGQQEIYRAYHRIFGCQGHGWGNLQSVHLNLAFQGDTEFARLHAGLRLLLPLMPALAASSPFVEGRPAGRLDSRLGFYRENQRRIPAIIGQVVPEPVYSQAAYEAEILAATYRQIRPFDPAGLLQHEWLNSRGVIARFERSALEVRVLDIQECPLADVSIAVAIVAVLRALVAERWSDWASQAAMPTESLARLFHQAVDEADGLVIRDRDYLDLLGCTGTGAVTAAEVWGEMLALAVPPEPYRGTVARMLRRGPLARRLLRAAGPEPSRAVLVDLYRELADCLAAGELFRA